The following coding sequences lie in one Rutidosis leptorrhynchoides isolate AG116_Rl617_1_P2 chromosome 6, CSIRO_AGI_Rlap_v1, whole genome shotgun sequence genomic window:
- the LOC139853351 gene encoding protein GAMETE CELL DEFECTIVE 1, mitochondrial-like, translated as MRFLARAIAQLSTNSRTTQLKSVTNSVAYSFLSSNRFLSTKGGNEGDIVWGSESIWSSGLTKEHFDGEVVGEKVEDSDGAVSGGVGGGRASASPSFAYESQTDDDYERIRKLAEQASRKDSEFARKWDERILETNVLMKEVIEPGARGAYLKDSEKAEMYRLHKENPEVYTAEKLAKDYRIMRQRVHAILWLKEDEEKMEKKLGHPLDDSVEQLLDNFPQFFDWHDREFHVATLPHKPDFKVMPEGWDGTIKDPDEVLYEISMKEDEILYQEFLERFNFNKMKIAGQVKVHKYSRRRPTEGWEITVEKMGPRGKRGDGGGWKFKSLADGSTRPLNDYEKMFVKREKPRRRRKILHPK; from the exons ATGCGATTTCTTGCCCGCGCGATAGCCCAACTGTCCACGAACTCGAGGACCACACAGTTAAAAAGTGTGACAAATTCAGTAGCTTATAGTTTTCTTTCGAGTAATCGGTTTCTGTCAACTAAAGGGGGGAATGAAGGTGATATAGTTTGGGGTTCCGAATCAATATGGTCAAGCGGGCTTACTAAAGAGCATTTTGATGGTGAAGTCGTTGGCGAAAAAGTTGAGGACAGTGATGGCGCTGTTAGTGGCGGTGTTGGGGGAGGACGGGCATCGGCATCACCTTCATTTGCATATGAAAGTCAGACTGATGATGATTACGAACGCATAAGGAAATTGGCAGAACAAGCTTCGCGTAAAGATAGTGAGTTTGCTAGAAAGTGGGACGAGAGGATCCTTGAAACAAATGTGCTGATGAAAGAGGTGATTGAACCTGGTGCACGAGGTGCGTATCTGAAGGACTCCGAGAAGGCTGAAATGTATCGGTTACATAAGGAGAACCCGGAAGTTTATACTGCTGAGAAGTTGGCGAAAGACTATAGGATTATGAGGCAGAGGGTACATGCTATTTTATGGCTTAAGGAAGATGAAGAAAAAATGGAGAAAAAGCTTGGACATCCACTTGATGACTCTGTGGAGCAACTACTTGATAATTTTCCTCA ATTTTTTGATTGGCATGATAGGGAATTTCACGTTGCGACTCTACCACACAAGCCAGATTTTAAAGTGATGCCAGAAGGCTGGGATGGCACCATTAAGGACCCAGATGAGGTGCTGTACGAGATATCAATGAAAGAAGACGAGATCTTATATCAAGAGTTCCTCGAAAGGTTCAACTTTAACAAGATGAAG ATTGCAGGTCAAGTGAAAGTCCACAAATACAGCAGGAGGCGTCCAACAGAAGGATGGGAAATCACAGTTGAAAAAATGGGCCCGCGTGGGAAGCGTGGGGACGGTGGTGGCTGGAAGTTCAAGAGTTTGGCAGACGGGTCAACCAGACCCCTTAACGACTACGAGAAAATGTTTGTAAAGCGAGAGAAACCTCGCAGGCGACGCAAGATTCTCCACCCAAAGTAG
- the LOC139853094 gene encoding 18S rRNA (guanine-N(7))-methyltransferase RID2-like, producing MSSRPELQAPPEIFYDDVEARKYTSSSRIVGIQAELSERALELLALPDDDVPRLLLDIGCGSGLSGETISENGHHWVGLDISRSMLDVALERETDGDLILGDMGQGLGLRPGVIDGAISISAVQWLCNADKSCHEPRLRLKAFFGSLYRCMGRGARAVFQLYPENNAQRELILSFAMRAGFSGGVVIDYPHSSKKRKEYLVLTCGPPSLSTAAPSAKGEDRSSCSDDESSGDEEGQTVCISDRHRPRKKQKLTKKGKTRSWVLKKKEQMRSKGNVVPPDSKYTARKRKARF from the exons ATGTCGTCACGACCGGAGCTACAAGCACCGCCGGAGATATTTTACGACGATGTTGAAGCTCGAAAATACACGTCATCCTCTCGAATCGTTGGAATTCAG GCAGAGCTTTCAGAGAGAGCACTTGAGCTACTTGCGTTGCCTGATGATGATGTCCCTAGATTGCTTCTTGATATTG GTTGTGGTTCGGGACTCAGTGGCGAAACGATATCTGAGAATGGACATCATTGGGTTGGTCTTGATATATCACGATCGATGCTTG ATGTTGCTTTGGAGcgggagacagatggtgatcttatACTTGGTGACATGGGTCAG GGCCTAGGACTTCGCCCTGGAGTAATTGATGGTGCCATCAGCATCTCGGCAGTTCAG TGGTTGTGCAATGCTGATAAATCGTGTCACGAGCCACGATTAAGATTGAA AGCTTTCTTTGGGTCACTCTATAGATGTATGGGCAGGGGAGCTAGAGCAGTTTTTCAATTGTATCCCGAAAACAATGCCCAACGAGAGCTAATCCTTAGTTTTGCTATGCGTGCGGGATTTTCTGGTGGAGTTGTCATTGATTACCCCCACAG CTCAAAGAAAAGAAAAGAATACCTTGTGCTTACGTGTGGGCCCCCTTCATTAAGTACTGCTGCACCAAGTGCCAAAGGAGAAGACAGAAGTAGTTGCTCAGATGATGAGAGCAGTGGCGATGAAGAGGGCCAAACT GTGTGTATTTCAGATAGGCACAGGCCTCGAAAAAAGCAAAAACTAACAAAGAAAGGTAAGACGAGATCATGGGTACTGAAGAAAAAGGAACAAATGAGGAGCAAAGGAAACGTTGTCCCGCCAGATTCAAAATACACTGCCCGCAAGAGGAAAGCCCGTTTTTGA
- the LOC139852172 gene encoding glycosyltransferase BC10-like has product MKLSKAWRLGMKDMQQMLPTHRHRSQIKGPTWIIVLISMVCVFLVVAYIYPPQTSSACYIFSVSSCETFSSWLPPSVRVLSDDEVASDVVISSILNTPPMVSKNPKIAFMFLSVGSLPFEKLWDKFFQGHEGRFSIYIHASRDKPVHTSRHFFNREIRSGKVEWGTISMVDAEKRLLANALKDLDNQHFVLLSDSCVPLRDFDYVYNYLMYTNLSFIDSFSDPGPHGSGRYSEHMLPEVEKKFFRKGAQWFTMKRQHAVIVMADSLYYAKFRDYCRPGMEGSRNCYADEHFLPTFFHMHDPNGIANWSVTHVDWSEHKWHPKTYEKKDISEQLIKNITSISESIHVTSEDKKETMIDPCLWNGMNRPCYLFARKFLPETLDSMIDLFENYTTKP; this is encoded by the exons ATGAAGTTATCAAAAGCGTGGCGTTTAGGCATGAAAGACATGCAACAAATGTTACCTACGCATCGCCATCGTAGTCAAATAAAGGGACCCACATGGATCATCGTGTTAATTTCAATGGTTTGCGTTTTTTTAGTCGTTGCATACATCTATCCACCTCAAACTTCAAGTGCCTGCTACATTTTTTCGGTTTCTAGTTGCGAAACGTTTTCAAGTTGGCTTCCACCTTCAGTTCGAGTTTTAAGTGACGATGAGGTTGCTTCTGATGTCGTAATTAGTAGCATTTTAAACACGCCTCCAATGGTGTCAAAAAATCCTAAGATCGCGTTCATGTTCTTGAGCGTTGGATCGTTGCCTTTTGAAAAATTGTGGGATAAGTTTTTCCAG GGGCATGAAGGTAGATTTTCGATCTATATTCATGCATCAAGGGATAAACCAGTCCACACTAGCCGTCACTTTTTCAACCGGGAAATTCGCAGTGGCAAG GTTGAATGGGGCACAATTTCTATGGTTGATGCAGAGAAACGGCTTCTAGCGAATGCATTGAAGGATCTCGATAATCAACATTTTGTATTACTTTCCGACAG TTGCGTACCATTGCGTGATTTTGACTACGTATACAACTATCTTATGTACACAAATCTCAGCTTCATTGACAG TTTCTCGGATCCGGGCCCACATGGAAGTGGCAGGTACTCTGAACACATGTTGCCCGAAGTTGAGAAGAAATTCTTCAGGAAGGGTGCTcag TGGTTTACTATGAAGCGCCAACATGCAGTCATAGTAATGGCTGATAGTCTCTATTACGCAAAGTTTCGAGATTATTGCAGG CCTGGTATGGAGGGATCCCGCAATTGTTATGCGGATGAACACTTCTTGCCAACCTTTTTCCAT ATGCATGATCCCAACGGTATTGCAAACTGGTCTGTTACACACGTTGATTGGTCTGAACATAAATGGCATCCGAAAACCTACGAGAAGAAGGATATTTCTGAACAGCTCATTAAAAATATCACG TCCATCTCTGAAAGTATTCACGTTACAAGCGAAGATAAA AAAGAAACAATGATTGATCCTTGCTTATGGAACGGGATGAATCGGCCGTGTTACTTATTCGCAAGAAAATTCTTACCAGAGACTTTAGACAGCATGATAGACCTTTTTGAAAACTATACAACAAAACCATGA